In a single window of the Campylobacter fetus subsp. testudinum 03-427 genome:
- the aroB gene encoding 3-dehydroquinate synthase (Pfam match to PF01761.16 DHQ_synthase), with product MKIDINLNDDNKNYSVFIDELKNLKFKGKVAVITNSKVGGLYLGEILNLIDADEIFSVCIPDGEQYKNLAMIEHILEQLFVSRLERSSTLIALGGGVISDMTGFVASIYERGINFINIPTTLLAQVDASVGGKTGVNNKFGKNLIGTFYQPKAVYCETKFLNSLPDREFSAGMAEVIKMAIMFDKDFFKFIQDNNVENSQILKQIIAKCVEIKADVVAKDEKESGVRAVLNYGHTFAHVIEMQTNYKKFLHGEAVAIGINMANHLACKLGLLSKKELDTIEQTLIKFGLPTTYHISDEKAFYDSFFLDKKSENKKIKFILPNGIGSYALRNDIDKNSVLDILRMFK from the coding sequence ATGAAAATAGATATTAATTTGAACGATGATAATAAAAATTATAGCGTATTTATAGATGAACTTAAAAATCTTAAATTTAAAGGTAAAGTTGCTGTAATAACAAACTCAAAAGTAGGCGGTTTATATCTTGGAGAGATTTTAAATTTGATAGACGCCGATGAGATATTTAGCGTTTGTATTCCAGATGGTGAGCAGTATAAAAATCTAGCTATGATAGAGCATATATTAGAACAACTTTTTGTGAGCAGACTTGAAAGAAGCAGCACTCTTATAGCTCTTGGAGGCGGAGTTATAAGCGATATGACAGGATTTGTCGCTAGTATTTATGAGCGTGGTATAAATTTTATAAATATCCCAACAACGCTTTTAGCGCAAGTAGATGCGAGTGTAGGCGGCAAAACAGGAGTAAATAATAAATTTGGAAAAAATCTTATCGGTACTTTTTATCAGCCAAAGGCTGTATATTGTGAAACTAAGTTTTTAAACTCTTTGCCAGATAGAGAGTTTAGTGCTGGAATGGCTGAAGTGATAAAAATGGCTATTATGTTTGATAAGGATTTTTTTAAATTTATACAAGATAATAACGTAGAAAATAGCCAAATACTAAAACAAATCATAGCAAAATGCGTAGAGATAAAAGCTGATGTTGTAGCAAAAGACGAGAAAGAAAGCGGTGTTAGAGCGGTTCTGAATTACGGTCATACGTTTGCTCACGTTATCGAAATGCAGACAAATTATAAAAAATTTCTACACGGTGAGGCAGTTGCAATCGGTATAAATATGGCAAATCATTTAGCTTGTAAGCTTGGTCTTTTATCTAAAAAAGAGTTAGATACGATAGAGCAAACTCTTATAAAATTTGGTTTGCCTACTACTTATCATATAAGCGATGAAAAGGCGTTTTACGACTCATTTTTCTTAGATAAAAAGAGTGAAAACAAAAAGATCAAATTTATACTTCCAAACGGTATTGGCTCGTACGCTTTGAGAAACGATATAGATAAAAATAGCGTTTTAGATATTTTGAGGATGTTTAAATGA
- a CDS encoding mechanosensitive ion channel family protein (Pfam match to PF00924.14 MS_channel), with the protein MKKLLVIFAVLIPFLSVFGVTNYDSSQKIDELNAKISNYDAKIKNNIWLIRYSNYNTYQNLVTELEYAKNELENLDKKNSKKADDLKKRISSLKEQIELLKEYERSPFQSMLVVPEIEEIKKITNPIALISGFSYIKKLKNEKEEYINRLIKLEDALNVFMEKETLQQEIYDINSSSENLSKLNETRREISEFQIAKDIATTTFGVYQKKLDESINRASLEVKEQIKQALSILFTIIVVILIGFLCKFVAKRYVTDNQKFYTINKFINVINFTIIIFILLFAYIENVSYMVTILGFASAGLAIAMKDMFMSLLGWSVIIFGGTFHVGDRIRVRYQNSDYVGDIIDISLLRMTIYEDITLTTYLTNRRSGRIIFVPNNYIFTELIANYTHSGMKTVWDGIDIMLSFDSNHKKAMYIIKNITRKYSKGYTDIAKKQMNKLRDQYSIKNPNVEPRIYSFFEPYGINISVWYMTNSYAALALRSTISAEIIEALNLEEDIKIAFPTQTLFFGKKSKPMNHITDVSKEILY; encoded by the coding sequence ATGAAAAAACTGCTTGTAATTTTTGCTGTTCTAATACCGTTTTTATCTGTTTTTGGAGTTACAAATTACGATTCTAGCCAAAAAATAGACGAATTAAACGCAAAAATATCAAATTACGACGCTAAGATCAAAAACAACATTTGGCTTATTAGATACTCAAATTACAATACTTACCAAAATTTAGTTACAGAGTTAGAATATGCAAAAAATGAGCTGGAGAATTTAGATAAGAAAAATAGTAAAAAAGCAGATGATTTAAAAAAAAGAATTTCTAGCCTAAAAGAGCAGATAGAGCTGCTAAAAGAGTATGAAAGATCACCTTTTCAAAGTATGCTTGTGGTGCCTGAGATAGAAGAGATCAAAAAGATAACAAATCCTATAGCTCTGATATCTGGATTTTCATATATTAAAAAGCTAAAAAACGAAAAAGAAGAGTATATAAATCGACTTATAAAATTAGAAGATGCGCTTAATGTTTTTATGGAAAAAGAGACTTTACAGCAAGAAATTTACGATATAAACTCAAGTAGCGAAAATCTTTCTAAGCTTAATGAAACTAGGCGTGAGATTAGCGAGTTTCAGATCGCAAAAGATATCGCTACGACTACGTTTGGTGTATATCAAAAAAAGCTTGATGAGTCTATAAATAGAGCTAGTTTGGAAGTAAAAGAGCAGATAAAACAAGCTTTAAGCATACTTTTTACGATAATTGTAGTTATATTAATAGGATTTTTATGTAAATTTGTTGCAAAAAGATATGTAACGGATAATCAAAAATTTTATACGATAAATAAATTTATAAATGTGATAAACTTTACTATTATTATATTTATTTTGCTATTTGCATATATAGAAAACGTAAGCTATATGGTTACTATACTTGGATTTGCTTCTGCTGGTCTTGCTATCGCGATGAAAGATATGTTTATGAGCTTGCTTGGTTGGAGTGTTATCATTTTTGGTGGTACTTTTCACGTCGGCGATAGGATAAGAGTTAGGTATCAAAACAGCGATTATGTAGGAGATATCATAGATATAAGTCTGCTTAGAATGACCATTTATGAAGATATAACTCTTACTACTTATCTTACAAATAGAAGAAGCGGACGTATAATATTTGTGCCAAATAACTATATTTTTACCGAACTTATAGCAAACTACACTCACAGCGGTATGAAAACTGTATGGGACGGTATAGATATAATGCTTAGTTTTGATAGTAATCATAAAAAAGCTATGTATATCATCAAAAATATCACGAGAAAATACTCAAAAGGCTATACTGATATAGCCAAAAAACAGATGAATAAGCTAAGAGATCAGTATAGTATAAAAAATCCAAATGTTGAGCCTAGAATTTATAGCTTTTTTGAGCCTTATGGCATAAATATAAGCGTTTGGTATATGACGAACTCATACGCGGCTTTAGCTCTTAGGAGTACTATTAGCGCTGAGATTATCGAAGCTTTAAATTTAGAAGAAGATATAAAAATAGCATTCCCGACTCAAACTCTGTTTTTTGGCAAAAAGAGTAAGCCTATGAATCATATAACCGATGTTAGTAAGGAAATTTTATATTGA
- a CDS encoding MiaB-like tRNA modifying enzyme (Pfam matches to PF00919.16 UPF0004, and to PF04055.17 Radical_SAM) — MKIYFKTFGCRTNIYDTELIKSYIKSYKITNNENEADIIVVNSCTVTNGADSGVRSYINQVKNSGKKVVLTGCGAVSKGEELFKKSSVFGVLGASNKSKIDEFLNLQNRFFELGDLNFIDKNIVSNYENHTKAFIKIQEGCNFKCSYCIIPSVRGKSRSIDEEVILKEAQILASNGYNEIVLTGTNIGSYGEEKSSSLGKLLQKLGSIKGIKRIRLGSIEPSQIDESFREILQESWLEKHLHIALQHTSQTMLDIMRRRNRAFKDIELFNELSNLGFALGSDYIVAHPGESEEVWEEGLENFKKFPITHLHAFIYSPRSGTHSASMKINVDGIVAKNRLKTLKNITFVNNFEFRKRNKTNLNILVEKQGNDGLYDGFDQFYNKIKIKSDKDISKEWIELSNYEVKPDENYAEI, encoded by the coding sequence TTGAAAATATACTTTAAAACTTTTGGTTGTAGAACAAATATCTACGACACGGAGCTTATAAAAAGCTATATAAAAAGCTATAAAATAACAAATAACGAAAATGAAGCAGATATAATAGTAGTAAATTCATGCACAGTTACAAATGGAGCTGATAGCGGAGTAAGAAGTTATATAAATCAGGTGAAAAATAGCGGTAAAAAAGTAGTTTTAACAGGTTGTGGAGCTGTTAGTAAGGGTGAAGAGTTATTTAAAAAAAGTTCTGTTTTTGGAGTTCTTGGAGCTAGCAATAAATCTAAAATAGATGAGTTTTTAAATTTACAAAACCGATTTTTTGAGCTTGGAGATCTAAATTTTATCGATAAAAATATAGTAAGCAACTATGAAAATCACACAAAAGCTTTTATAAAAATTCAAGAAGGGTGTAATTTTAAGTGTAGCTACTGCATCATACCTTCTGTAAGAGGAAAAAGTAGAAGCATAGATGAAGAAGTTATACTAAAAGAGGCACAAATTCTAGCTAGTAATGGATATAATGAGATAGTGCTAACTGGTACAAATATAGGTAGTTATGGAGAAGAAAAAAGTAGTTCGCTTGGCAAACTTCTTCAAAAATTAGGCAGTATAAAAGGTATAAAACGAATAAGACTTGGTAGCATCGAGCCTAGCCAGATAGATGAGAGTTTTAGAGAAATTTTGCAAGAGTCGTGGCTAGAAAAGCATCTTCACATAGCATTACAGCATACGAGTCAAACTATGCTTGATATAATGCGTCGTAGAAATAGGGCGTTTAAAGATATAGAGCTTTTTAACGAGCTTTCAAATTTGGGCTTTGCTCTTGGCAGCGATTATATAGTAGCTCATCCAGGAGAGAGTGAGGAAGTATGGGAAGAGGGTTTGGAAAACTTTAAAAAATTTCCTATAACTCATCTCCACGCATTTATATATAGTCCTAGAAGCGGCACTCATTCGGCTTCTATGAAGATTAACGTAGATGGCATAGTAGCAAAAAATCGTCTAAAAACACTGAAAAATATAACATTTGTAAATAATTTTGAATTTAGAAAAAGAAACAAAACAAATTTAAATATTTTAGTAGAAAAACAAGGTAATGATGGACTTTATGACGGATTTGATCAATTTTATAACAAGATAAAGATCAAATCAGATAAAGATATATCAAAAGAGTGGATAGAGCTTAGTAATTACGAGGTAAAACCAGATGAAAATTACGCAGAAATTTAA